Proteins encoded by one window of Mercenaria mercenaria strain notata chromosome 4, MADL_Memer_1, whole genome shotgun sequence:
- the LOC123552726 gene encoding uncharacterized protein LOC123552726 has protein sequence MEVSGKKGTTSSKGSSEGPSYTCQPCSSEGEDTEADGFCQNCQEYLCRTCIRYHRKTTLTKHHDILDKGSMPENVVPLKVKQLCTVTCGKHTLEAIKFFCKDHDTVGCGNCMVIDHKACHVDFIPDIADDFANGKEYKDLLIKLEKLQINIIAMKEAMENGKQATVEMYTVAVQEIKKFRKEIEVSLDHMERMMLKECDRLKKENELVTRKREDDIGQFSSELDKIQDRLTIQSKQTADLFVQTKQARLHMNQLEQDMKRETNYTLNQYEFQRNRELGAVISGSSLLGKFISQTYKLQLQKGRNIVDFEPVRAGDIFVKSNSDNSDIWISSMIAISPDMLLCVDSNNNSVKVVDTENRCICSQIYLTGSPWDITAITSNQFAVTLPGINRIQFLSRKHKELSISHEIKVSGKCRGIAYHQNTLAVSYVEPAKLQILNVDGKVLRTLMPYPKSDCKLRWPGCIDVGADGICLFVSDHGDSCLLTLDCNLLATNRGMNLRSPRGVTVCKDGSVLVCGEDDKALHLLSPECKQIKTLLTKKDGIKWPQSVCYNETTSTLYLSNIDFVSACDRDNIILVYCQS, from the coding sequence ATGGAAGTATCAGGAAAGAAAGGTACAACATCATCTAAAGGATCTTCAGAAGGTCCTTCATATACATGTCAGCCGTGCTCATCTGAGGGCGAAGATACAGAGGCTGATGGTTTCTGTCAAAATTGCCAGGAGTATCTGTGCAGAACGTGTATAAGATATCACCGGAAAACTACGTTAACGAAGCATCACGACATTCTGGATAAAGGGAGCATGCCAGAGAATGTTGTTCCACTGAAAGTGAAACAACTGTGCACAGTAACATGCGGGAAACATACCTTAGAGGCTATAAAGTTCTTCTGCAAGGATCATGACACGGTTGGGTGCGGTAATTGCATGGTTATTGACCACAAGGCGTGTCATGTTGACTTTATCCCAGATATAGCGGATGATTTTGCCAATGGAAAGGAGTATAAAGATCTTCTTATCAAACTAGAAAAGCTTCAGATCAATATCATCGCTATGAAAGAAGCGATGGAAAATGGAAAACAGGCTACTGTTGAAATGTATACAGTAGCTGTCCAAGAAATTAAGAAATTTCGAAAGGAGATAGAGGTATCTCTGGACCATATGGAACGAATGATGTTGAAAGAATGCGACCGGCtgaagaaagaaaatgaattgGTAACAAGGAAAAGGGAAGATGACATTGGACAGTTTTCATCTGAACTAGACAAAATCCAGGACCGTCTAACAATACAATCAAAGCAAACAGCAGATCTGTTTGTACAAACAAAGCAAGCTAGATTACATATGAATCAACTTGAGCAAGACATGAAGCGCGAAACAAACTATACATTAAATCAGTACGAATTTCAGCGTAACAGAGAGTTGGGCGCCGTCATTTCAGGAAGCAGTCTCCTTGGAAAATTCATTTCTCAAACGTATAAGTTACAGTTACAAAAAGGTAGGAACATCGTTGATTTTGAACCAGTGCGCGCAGGTGACATTTTTGTCAAATCGAATTCAGACAACAGTGACATATGGATTTCAAGCATGATTGCTATATCACCAGACATGCTTTTATGCGTAGATTCTAATAACAATTCGGTTAAGGTAGTCGATACAGAAAATCGTTGCATTTGCTCGCAAATATACTTGACAGGTAGTCCATGGGACATCACTGCTATCACCAGCAATCAATTTGCAGTTACCTTGCCTGGTATTAATAGGATACAGTTTCTTTCTCGTAAACACAAGGAACTGTCTATCAGTCACGAAATTAAAGTCAGTGGAAAATGTCGGGGAATAGCTTACCACCAAAACACACTGGCAGTGTCGTATGTCGAACCTGCAAAACTTCAGATCCTGAATGTGGACGGAAAAGTTCTACGTACGCTTATGCCATATCCAAAAAGCGATTGTAAATTACGTTGGCCAGGGTGTATAGATGTAGGTGCCGATGGGATTTGTTTGTTCGTGTCAGACCATGGCGACAGCTGCCTATTGACGCTTGATTGCAACTTACTTGCAACCAACAGGGGCATGAATTTACGCAGTCCAAGGGGTGTAACAGTATGCAAGGATGGTTCAGTTCTTGTTTGTGGCGAAGATGACAAAGCTTTGCATTTATTATCACCAGAATGCAAGCAAATTAAAACTCTGCTAACCAAGAAGGATGGAATAAAGTGGCCACAATCAGTGTGTTATAATGAAACAACTTCAACTCTTTATCTGAGCAATATTGATTTTGTTTCCGCTTGTGATAGGGATAATATTATTCTGGTATACTGCCAATCATGA